The Solanum pennellii chromosome 11, SPENNV200 genome contains a region encoding:
- the LOC107002899 gene encoding cytokinin riboside 5'-monophosphate phosphoribohydrolase LOG3, with protein MEIEKLEKEMKQSKFKKICVFCGSSPGKKSSYKEAAVELGEELVSRNIDLVYGGGSIGLMGLVSQAVYSGGRHVLGVIPRTLMPREITGETVGEVKAVADMHQRKAEMAKHSDAFIALPGGYGTLEELLEVIAWSQLGIHDKPVGLLNVDGYYNSLLAFIDKAVEEGFICPNARQIFVSAPTANELMNKLEEYSPSQENVASKLNWEKEELEEYIPTPNGRYHQASLTNYNPPT; from the exons ATGGAGATTGAGAAGTTGGAGAAGGAAATGAAGCAATCAAAGTTCAAGAAAATTTGTGTGTTTTGTGGGAGTAGTCCTGGCAAGAAAAGTAGCTATAAAGAGGCTGCAGTTGAGCTTGGAGAAGAACTT GTATCAAGAAATATAGACTTAGTTTATGGAGGAGGAAGTATTGGCTTGATGGGATTGGTTTCTCAAGCAGTCTACAGTGGCGGTCGACATGTCCTTGG AGTGATTCCAAGGACACTCATGCCTAGAGAG ATAACTGGTGAAACAGTGGGAGAGGTTAAAGCAGTTGCAGATATGCACCAGAGGAAAGCAGAGATGGCTAAACATTCTGATGCTTTTATAGCTTTACCTG GTGGATATGGAACCCTAGAAGAACTTCTTGAAGTTATAGCATGGTCTCAACTCGGAATTCATGACAAACCGGTAGGACTATTGAACGTTGATGGTTACTATAATTCCCTTTTAGCATTCATTGACAAAGCAGTAGAGGAAGGTTTCATCTGTCCTAACGCGCGTCAAATCTTTGTATCTGCCCCTACAGCCAACGAACTTATGAATAAACTCGAG gaGTACTCTCCAAGCCAAGAAAATGTTGCTTCAAAACTTAATTGGGAAAAAGAGGAGCTAGAAGAGTATATCCCTACACCAAATGGAAGATACCATCAAGCTAGTTTAACTAACTATAATCCTCCaacataa
- the LOC107002960 gene encoding protein CNGC15b, giving the protein MAYGNSRSVRFQDDLESSKYAAMNGDNVIKVKYSIDGSRLPEPASRMSEMEPDRTGKSLKAKVLSRVFSEDYERVKKKILDPRGPTVRRWNKILLVACLIGLFVDPLFFYLPVVQDEVCIDIGTNLEIALTVIRSIADVFYMIQIYIRFRTAYVAPSSRVFGRGELVIDSSKIAQRYYKKGFWIDLIAALPLPQVLIWGIIPNLSGSTMANTKNVLRFIIIFQYLPRFYLIFPLSSQIVKTTGVVTETAWAGAAYNLMLYMLASHVGGACWYLLSIERQEACWRHACSFEERSCDFGYFDCRRVNEPQRSAWFQSSNITKQCAPNTSDYPFGIYSDAVTANVTTASFFNKYFYCLWWGLKNLSSLGQNLATSTYIGEIGFAIIIATLGLVLFALLIGNMQTYLQSTTVRLEEWRIRRTDTEQWMHHRQLPQELRQSVRKYDQYKWVATRGVDEEALLKGLPLDLRRDIKRHLCYDLVRRVPLFDQMDERMLDAICERLKPALCTQGTCLVREGDPVNEMLFIIRGNLDSYTTNGGRTGFFNSCRIGPGDFCGEELLTWALDPRPGVILPSSTRTVKAVSEVESFALVAEDLKFVAAQFRRLHSKQLRHKFRFYSHQWRTWAACFIQAAWRRHKKRKGIAELKALENLMDETESVNGQLDKNASAPGSGFAARLTTSRRGHHKHSSSDSNAVSSLQKPAEPDFSVDEE; this is encoded by the exons ATGGCTTATGGTAATTCAAGATCTGTAAG ATTCCAAGATGATCTTGAATCATCAAAATATGCAGCGATGAATGGAGATAATGTGATTAAAGTTAAGTACAGTATTGATGGATCGCGATTACCTGAGCCAGCTAGTAGAATGAGTGAAATGGAACCTGACAGGACTGGAAAATCCTTGAAGGCTAAAGTATTATCGCGGGTTTTCTCAGAAGATTATGAAAGAGTGAAGAAAAAGATACTTGATCCTCGTGGACCTACAGTTCGTAGATGGAACAAGATTCTCTTAGTAGCTTGTTTAATTGGTTTATTCGTGGACCCTTTATTCTTTTACTTGCCGGTGGTCCAAGATGAAGTCTGCATAGATATAGGAACTAATCTTGAAATTGCCCTTACAGTTATTAGATCAATAGCTGATGTATTTTATATGATTCAGATATATATTCGGTTTAGAACTGCTTATGTTGCTCCATCTTCTCGAGTATTTGGGAGAGGAGAGCTTGTTatagattcttcaaaaatagcTCAAAGATACTATAAAAAAGGTTTCTGGATTGATCTCATTGCTGCCCTGCCTTTACCACAG GTATTAATTTGGGGCATTATCCCTAATTTAAGTGGCTCAACGATGGCAAATACGAAGAATGTCCTTCGATTCATTATCATTTTTCAGTACCTTCCCAGATTTTACCTCATATTTCCGCTCTCATCACAAATAGTAAAGACTACTGGTGTTGTCACTGAAACAGCATGGGCTGGAGCTGCTTACAATTTGATGCTTTACATGTTAGCCAGCCAT GTAGGAGGAGCTTGCTGGTACCTTCTATCAATTGAGAGGCAAGAAGCTTGTTGGAGACACGCCTGCAGTTTTGAGGAGCGATCTTGTGATTTTGGATATTTTGATTGTCGGAGGGTCAATGAACCACAAAGAAGTGCCTGGTTCCAGTCTAGCAATATTACAAAGCAATGTGCTCCTAATACTAGTGATTACCCTTTTGGCATTTACAGTGATGCTGTGACAGCTAATGTTACAACTGCTTCGTTTTTCAACAAATACTTCTACTGCCTATGGTGGGGCTTGAAGAACCTAAG TTCTCTGGGCCAAAATCTCGCGACAAGCACTTACATTGGAGAAATTGGTTTTGCCATCATAATTGCAACTCTCGGCCTAGTTCTGTTTGCATTGCTGATTGGAAATATGCAA ACGTATCTCCAATCAACAACTGTCAGATTAGAGGAATGGAGAATCAGGAGAACTGATACAGAACAATGGATGCATCATAGGCAGTTACCTCAAGAACTAAGGCAGTCTGTACGGAAGTATGATCAATACAAATGGGTGGCTACAAGAGGAGTGGATGAGGAAGCTCTTCTGAAAGGACTTCCTTTAGATCTCCGTAGAGATATCAAGCGCCATTTGTGCTATGATTTAGTACGAAGG GTTCCTCTGTTTGATCAAATGGATGAAAGGATGCTGGATGCAATATGTGAGAGGCTCAAACCCGCATTATGCACACAAGGCACTTGTCTTGTACGCGAGGGTGATCCTGTCAACGAGATGCTCTTCATAATTCGAGGAAATCTTGATTCTTACACCACGAATGGTGGTCGTACTGGTTTCTTCAATTCTTGCCGTATTGGTCCAGGTGACTTCTGTGGTGAGGAACTGTTAACATGGGCACTCGACCCACGTCCAGGTGTGATCCTTCCATCCTCCACTAGGACAGTAAAAGCAGTATCTGAAGTAGAGTCTTTCGCGCTAGTAGCAGAGGACTTAAAGTTTGTTGCAGCACAATTCCGAAGGCTACATAGCAAACAACTAAGACACAAGTTCAGATTCTACTCACACCAGTGGCGTACTTGGGCTGCATGTTTCATCCAAGCAGCATGGCGTAGACATAAAAAACGAAAGGGTATAGCTGAGCTTAAAGCTCTGGAGAATCTTATGGATGAAACTGAGTCCGTAAACGGACAATTGGATAAAAATGCATCAGCTCCAGGCTCAGGCTTTGCAGCAAGATTGACAACAAGTAGAAGAGGTCATCACAAACATTCGAGTTCGGATTCCAATGCAGTTAGCTCACTACAGAAGCCTGCAGAACCTGATTTCTCAGTTGATGAAGAGTAA
- the LOC107005050 gene encoding receptor-like serine/threonine-protein kinase NCRK — protein MRGRKEAEIAFIISLVWIQQIVGDEQVHNASVTSNWTCSCLANPSFSVPENCSSSCDCTIDESSKNKWICICAADGFPKVAADHNHSSCFTACDCRYGTQLEMQSAKKKISSKVILVILLLCAAVITLGFVASMLCYAYRRDKYSIQRSLFSSDKDTSCNSATNLILSQATSIGEHGGYTGSSNCITGCVPKASNLFKRKPEVFYGTIIQFSYADLESATNKFSDSNLIGVGGSSRVYRGYFKDGKTLAIKRIKTQAGQDGDFAFLTEIELISRLHHRHVVPLLGYCSEHHGKHAERLLVFEFMENGNLRDCLDGASGRHLDWSTRVAVAFGAARGLEYLHEAAAPRILHRDVKSTNVLLDDNYRAKITDLGMAKHLQNDGIPSCSSSPARMQGTFGYFAPEYAIIGRASLKSDVFSFGVVLLELITGRQPIHKSANKAEESLVIWATPRLLDSKRVVSELPDPNLNGEFEEEELQVMAYLAKECLLLDPDSRPTMSEVVQILSTIAPETSNRKHFSRDDFKGSFSYDNKSNGESSGFVEAEEIKQITSENRAAHCLLPNCAFIHCRVSNDPKEDVIPAAYVENLLLQSSNSKSWSVHDDESVDLTEPRFEKFHMPTVRV, from the exons ATGAGGGGTCGAAAGGAAGCTGAAATTGCTTTCATCATTAGCTTGGTGTGGATACAGCAAATTGTTGGCG ACGAACAAGTGCATAATGCATCAGTAACAAGTAATTGGACCTGCAGCTGTCTAGCCAACCCAAGTTTTTCTGTTCCCGAAAACTGTTCATCATCCTGTGATTGCACTATTg ACGAATCAAGCAAGAACAAATGGATATGTATATGTGCAGCTGATGGATTTCCTAAAGTGGCTGCCGATCATAATCACAGCAGCTGTTTTACAGCCTGTGATTGTCGTTATG GAACTCAACTTGAAATGCAGTCTGCAAAGAAGAAGATATCCAGCAAAGTTATTTTGGTCATTCTCTTACTATGTGCGGCGGTCATAACTCTTGGTTTCGTTGCTTCGATGTTGTGCTATGCCTATAGAAGGGATAAATATTCTATTCAACGATCTCTATTTTCGTCCGACAAAGATACAAGTTGCAACAGTGCTACCAACTTAATACTAAGCCAAGCAACTTCAATTGGAGAACATGGAGGATACACGGGTTCCTCCAATTGTATTACAG GTTGTGTTCCCAAAGCATCCAatcttttcaaaagaaaacCAGAAGTGTTTTATGGAACGATTATTCAATTTTCATATGCTGACTTAGAGAGTGCAACTAATAAGTTCTCTGATTCCAATTTGATTGGGGTGGGAGGAAGCAGCCGCGTCTACCGTGGTTATTTCAAAGATGGAAAAACTCTGGCAATTAAACGAATTAAAACTCAGGCAGGGCAGGACGGTGACTTTGCTTTCTTGACGGAG ATTGAACTCATTTCAAGACTTCATCATCGTCATGTGGTTCCGTTGCTTGGCTACTGCTCCGAGCATCACGGTAAACATGCAGAGAGGTTGCTTGTTTTCGAATTCATGGAAAATGGCAACCTGAGAGATTGTCTGGATGGGGCTTCTGGGAGACATCTGGATTGGAGCACACGGGTTGCAGTTGCTTTTGGAGCTGCGCGTGGCTTGGAGTATCTTCATGAAGCAGCTGCACCAAGAATCTTACACCGCGATGTTAAATCTACTAACGTCCTACTGGATGATAACTATAGAGCTAAG ATTACTGATCTTGGTATGGCAAAGCACCTCCAAAATGATGGTATTCCTAGCTGTTCCAGCTCTCCTGCGCGGATGCAGGGGACATTTGGCTATTTTGCACCTGAATATGCAATTATCGGAAGAGCTTCTCTGAAATCGGATGTTTTTAGCTTTGGAGTTGTGCTACTTGAACTGATAACTGGACGACAACCAATCCATAAGTCAGCCAACAAAGCAGAAGAGAGCCTCGTGATATGG GCCACGCCTCGTCTACTAGACAGTAAACGTGTGGTCTCAGAATTGCCTGATCCAAATCTGAATGGAGAATTTGAAGAGGAAGAATTGCAGGTCATGGCTTACTTGGCTAAGGAGTGTCTTCTACTGGACCCCGATTCTCGGCCAACTATGAGTGAGGTTGTTCAAATATTGTCAACTATTGCACCAGAAACATCTAATCGGAAACACTTCTCGAGAGATGACTTCAAG GGCTCATTCAGTTATGACAACAAGAGTAATGGAGAAAGTTCGGGCTTTGTTGAAGCCGAGGAGATCAAGCAAATCACATCAGAGAATCGCGCAGCTCACTGTTTGTTGCCAAATTGTGCATTCATTCATTGTAGAGTATCTAATGATCCAAAAGAAGACGTTATTCCAGCTGCATATGTCGAAAATCTGCTACTCCAGAGTTCAAATTCCAAAAGTTGGAGTGTACATGATGATGAATCAGTTGATTTAACTGAACCGCGATTTGAGAAATTTCATATGCCAACTGTGAGAGTGTGA